GGTGAAGGAGTTCTGCACCGCCGCGTGGTCCAAACACATCCGCTGCTGGAACCTGGAGGGACGCAAGGAAAATCTGGCGTCAAGCTTTAGCAAAAAACCATCTGGAAATGCATctaaatatctaaaaaaaaaacgctgTTCCGGTTTAAGATATTTATGAACGATTTATTGAGGATATAAAACTGCTACAGCGATAATACCGATAATAATGagctgatttttgttttttttacccgtGCCGGCGCATTGCTGGTGTGagcctctcctctctctgctgctccgGAGGTCCTGCCAGCTGGCAGCCGCATAACATTTTGGAAAAAGGTCaaaggatggagagaagtgTATTTTAGAGTCATTAAAGACACGTTTGCTGCATTTACAAGAGCTTGATTTCAGAGAGTCGTCTCCAAAAGATTAGAATCAATTCACTTGAACCCACAGAGGGACTTATTCTGTCTGTTGGAACAAAGTTGCTGTTGGtcgcattttatttttttaaaaaaagaagaagaaaaaaagcttaAATTATGAGTTGTCAAtggataaaaatgtgaatatttgctGCTTTTGAAAAGATAATCACTCCGTaatgttaatgcgttccaggaatcacacgcgattaacaaattccctgatagagcgacaaactattaatcttattatttacggtaatataaacgtttatgaaccctccccatactgatattaaaccatcttctatctgtattaacttttcccacactctgatagactgtttaaaacacctttgtgtctcacgtaagtctgagactcacggaacacagcgcacttccggatgcctgtcagccaatagaatgcgcgtacggtatcatgtgactgcgttgatgcacgaatgcatgagggcgcactgtatttaaaATCTGGAAGCTCGTGTTAATCCCGCTTTAAGGATGTTTTGCTCACCTTGGTGCCTGCCTGCTGGCTTGTCTGGGTGGGGGCACCCTCTCTGGGAGGCGGGGGCCTGTGAACCTGGACACCCTGGGCTGCAGGAGAGGGCGGACGGATGTCGAGAGGAAAGACTTTACTCTCCACGACCAAGGCAGCTGTTGGCTCTGAAAGGGAACggaaccaggaggaggaggaggatggtgtTGGAGTAGATCTCAGATCGATCAGAGGGATGgagtctcttcctcctcctcctcttcctcctcttttggAATCAAACtcactgttttgtgtgtgctgtTGGACAGCAGCGTCGTCTCCGTTGGAGAGACCAGCAGCTGTGGGATCCGGCTGCTGCCGAGGCACCGAGACATTCAGGGGGGAGGGACAGCTGTGGGCTGAGGTGTCGACCGAGGACGGAGGCTGGGAGGAGACCGACgactggacctggacctggatctggacCTGGTTCTGGGCGAACAGGGCCTGTGAGACCTGGAGCTGATGAGGGATCTGGAACTGGACTGGAGGCTCCATGTGAGGCGGGGGGGCTTGGATCTGTGGGACGGAGCCGTCGGGTTCAGACATCTGAGACCCGGCTGGGGGGTTAAAACCAGTCAGAGCCGATGTGTCCGTGTCGGGGAGGAGCGGGGAGATGACGGGCGTGTCCTCCGGGTCGGAGCGCAGCGGTGAAGCCTGGTCCGGCATGACGCTGCAGGAGTCCTGAGCGGGGGCCGTTTGGGCGTCTCTCTCGCTGGGAACCGGGGAGGCCAGCGACTCCAGCGGCACCACTGGCAGCGCTTCGGCCAACAGTTCTGATGCGATGGGAGAACTGAGTGCTTGCTGTTGTGGAAACgatgaagacgaagaagaagatcaGCTCGGTAGACATTGATTTTCTCTACTGCATTTATTTCTCCTTTATTATACTTGAAAAAAGTTTATGAAACTAACAAAAGAACAccaaaactattttctgattcatTCGTCTTTAAATATGCATTCTCTTTATGTTTACTGTacaaaactgttgatttttataGGAGCGCTCAAAAAGAATCGAAGAAAATTGTTGCTGTCATTATGATAGAGCTGTATGAATAAAGCATTACGCCGCATAAATAACGATAAATATAAAGCATAataggaattttttttctatcaaaataagacaaaaatctACCATTAAACCAATCTAAGATTCAGTAATGAAAATATCTCTGCTCATAATGCTGAAGAAGACTCTGTGTAACAGATTTGTCCTTCATCCCATCTCAACCTGTTTcagaacatttcaaatgttcagAATATTTTTCAAGCCCtcttgatcaatcaatcaacaagaAATAGAGGTGAAAATTGAACCTCTGCAGCAGTAATTCTTAAAGATCGCCCAGCCTGAGTGTCGCCACGGTAACGGATCAGCGCAAACCAGCATCGACATCTCATTACCGAAATACCAAAACGCGTCTGAAGCGCTGACCTGCTGCAGACGCTGCATGAAGGCCTCGTTCTGACTCATGGAGCGGGTCgcctcctccaccacctggGTGATGTCAGCAGGGGGCATCAGGAGTTTAGGGATCTCCACAGCGGGGTCCGGGGCCAGAGGGGGTTCTGGAGGAGGGTGCAGGACTGTAACCACAGGCGAGGAGGAGGACTGCAGGCCTGCAGGGGGGGGCTGGACGGAGACATGCTGGAGGACGTGTCCGTAGGGCTGCAGCGGAGAAACCAGAGGAACCAAAGAGAGAAATATGGAATATATAATGAAACATATTTGCACCGCTATCGATCGAAATCACCGAGAAGAAAGCTGGGCTTTTATATGTGATAAATATCGGGTTGGAACTTTGTTTGGTTGAATATATAAAATCTTTATTCCTATTTGCACACATTCCACAAAGCTTCATGAAGTCATTaagacattcaaaaacaaaacaaaaagatatttTAGGTGTTTGTTTTACATTCATCTACAATTACACGTTATACTTCTTCTCTTAgcccacatgtgtcaaactcaaggcccgggggccaaatgtggccctccacatcattttctgTGGCCCTCAAGAGTATAaatggtcagagtgtctaaaaaaaaacatagatcAAAAGTGTCCTttaaccaaaaactacatttccctaAAACGCAGTAATCCacaaaaaatccacaaaaagcAAAGTTGAGTTTTCTTAAATAATTTGAGTAGAAATCATTCAGTAAAACTCATTCCCACTAAAATATGGCAGCTCCATTTGCTAACGCAACCAGAGGATTTGCCCCTGACCTCCGAGCGACGGTGTCTCACCTGTGGCAGCTGGTGGAAGGTCTCCTCCGGGGGGGTCCTCTCCTCCTGGACGCTTCTCTCAGGCAGCAGAACCACAGACGCCTGCTGGAGGCTCAGCTGGGATTCTGCCACCCCCGTCTGAGGGGTCGGCGCTTGGGCGGCGAAAGGCAAACCCTGAACCACGGAGGGTCCGTTAACAATCGAGATGGAAGTGAGATCCGGGGGGAGCACCCCCGAACTGTTGATCAAGGTAATATGGTTTCCAAGAGCGGGACTGTGGACCAAGGTGGCGCGTTGCCCCTGCCCCCCTGCTGCTGGGGTGTAGGTTCCCGCCAGTTGCGCTGGCATCTGGAAGACAGTAGGGGGCGCTGACTGCAGCTGCAGGGGTCCGGAAAGTACGGTGGCCTGGCGGAGCGCTAGCTGCCCCGAGGGGGTGGTGAAGACGGGGCTGAAGTTCAGCTGTCTCTGGGGCACAGTTAGGATCTGAGAGCCGTCCAGGGAGGGAGTCAGGCTGTGGATGGAGGGGGTCTGGTGACTGGGGGTCAGCAGCGGTCGGGCGGGCTGGGAGATGGTAACCGGGCACTGGCCTGGAAGAAGGAACTGGTTTTGGCCTTGGAAGAGTCCCTGAGGCTGCAGCACGAAGGACCCCCCCTGGTTGACCAGCTGCAGGCTGACCGGTTTAGGGAGCTGCTGGGTCGGCTGCGTCGGGGGCGCCGCGGGCTTCTGCCCCGGAGGCGGCGACAGCAAAATATTGGGTGAGGCGGTCCCGGGGACAAACGTGAGACCTGGGGTGTGTTTTTGCCCTGGAGGCTTGGGGCTAATTTGAACCAGTCTGGGCTGGATGCTGATGGGGAGCTTGGGTtggatggggaggggggcgcGTTGCAAGACGATCCCCGGCGccgctgctgatgctgatgccgccgccgccgctctcAGGGTGGGGGTGATGAGGGGCCGGCCGGTCACGTTGGGAACCGCTTTGTGGATGATCATACTGGAGCCCTGGGCAGGACTCAGGGAGAAGGGGGTGTCCGGAGGGGCGGCGGGGAACACGTTTCCAGGCAGGAGCCCCATCAGCTGAGGAGGGGCGGCGGGTTTTAGAGAGGGGCAGCCCGGCCCGACGGCTAGTAAGGAGGGTTGGGGGGGCTCCACTGCGGCTTGTGTGTCTCTGGGCAACGCTGGGGCCACGGGTAAACTCACGGGTTTGGGGATAAACGGTCCGGTCGGGGGAGACAGAAGGGGGGTGGGTGAGTACAGAGACAAGCTGTCCCCCGTCTGGGCCAGACCCGCCTCCAGAGCCATGGTCTGCTCCGTGATGTCGGCCTCCTGCAGGCTCTGCTGGAGGATGTCGCACGCCACCTCCGCCTCCTCGGCTTCCTCCAATTCTCCCTTTTTCGCCTCGAATTCGGCCTCCACAGGTGCGCCGCCGCCCCGCTGCTGCCCCACCTGTGTGTCCTCCCCACCCTCCGGCGATGACAGGAGGGCCTCCTCCAAGAAGGACAGATCCACACAACCGGGTGGAGGTGTGTCTGGGGAATCCCTGCCATCTCCCAGCAGAGAGACGGGGCTCTGGAGGAAGAAACAGCGggagaaagacacaaaaagggGGGGGTAGACAggaaaaaattttaaaaaaggagggGAGGACAATGTGTGATTAGTAGGAGTTAACAGGAAGCAGTTTTCTGGAACAGAAGGGGGAGGAAAATGATTCCGTCCTGGGGGAAATGGTGGTTGTTGTGACGCTGCTGGCTGTGGATCCAGACACTCACCGGGGCATCGGCGAAGAGGGAGGGCTCCCCAGAGGAGGCGTTAATGAGCAGGTCTTCAGTCTGCAGCTGGTGGGATGAAATCACACCGATTttaagtggggggggggtggcaaaGTCGTCGTGTTGTCAACGCTCTCGCGCCGCCGCAAACATCTGGAATTTAAAATCTGCGCTATTGATTTTGCGTTACCTCATTGGTCCCATGAAGGAAGTCGTTCAGGGCTTGAGGGTCACTGTGAAGACCAGGAGATTCAAATcatgtcaaaacaaaaacacagatcgATCGATGGATCGATCGATGGATCGATCAGTTTGACATTCTGAAGAAGTGCGGGACTCACCACAAAACATCAAGTAGACAAGTCCCATCTTCATCCTCCATGTCAActaggaggaagatgaggacaAATGCAAAAGTGTGAACAACATCTGAATCAGCTGTTTTAATCTCTAAATGATTATTATGGAGGAGTTATTAATAATATTGACTTGAATTTTTAATCCACAGCCTCACTAAAGATTGGAAATAAATTTCATCTTAATATAAGAttgtgatttttcatttttgcactGTGAAATTGCTGTAAGCCATAAATTTAAACATGAGATCTAGACTCCAGATCCAGATCTGATGGAGACGTCATCGTGTAACGTTTGTCTAAGCATTGTCTGCATCATCGAGACaccagaattaaaaaaaaatctcatttcctctcctatccttaaaaaacaaagaatcatCATCTCCGAGTGCCGGGTGACGATCAGGATCCAAACCAACGTCTAACGGATCGTTCTGTCGGCCAGAACCTTTCCTCTGGAAGGAAATATTATCAGACATGTCTCAGTAGGACTTTGTCGTCTGAGCAGATGTGaaaatatgacataaaataaatttaaaaaagtaagaaaTTCTACATTTCTAAGCAACTAAATAGGAATTTTTCGTCCTTTTATTTCAGTATGAAATGTTTCTACCTGTAACCCTGACACCAGCTGTGGAGTTCAACCAGAGTtcactctgatttttttttaattttattattatatacggCAATAAAAGGTGGCAGCTTTCATTTTTCTATAACTTAATATATCTGAGGCTGAACAGAATCACCTGACAGAACATTTTGAAGACAAGCCGATGGAACGATTTGCCATCATCCCCACCTAGAAATCATTTTCCCTGGGGAGACAAGACCAGAATATGAACCTACTTCATAAATAAGAGGCCCCATACAGAGCGGGTCGAGCTGAGTTCTGGTGGTGGCCTCATGGAAGGTGGTGGCCGGGCTTCAGTGTCTGGAGGCATCGGGATACCAGTCCGGGGCGGCGGGATGGAGACGGGtcctccctctgctgctgcGGCATCGCTGCGTCcttcctggggggtggggggtgcggGGAGTGTGCGTTAAGCCGGTGGACAGGCTGGGGTGTGATGTGGAGAGGGTGTGCACACAGACGCCACATGCTGTCAGGTCACATGAGGTTACCACAAGCCCAAACATGCCCCCTCGTCTCGGGGGTGAGACGTTCAGATCGATATCTGCcttggttggttgtttttttatttattttttttttttttggggggggggtggtttgGCGCGGAGACATCTGGACCAAAACCTTTCCCGATAAACGCATCATATTTCCGGACCGTATCGATCACGCCTGAGGCtgatgagggaaaaaaaaaaaaaaaaaagaagctattgTTGTGGCAGGAGAAgctgtgtgtgtcacctgtcctctctcctcatggttgtagagggggggggggggcaggcgggAGAGGAAAAACAACGAGGAGAACCCAATTACTGAATTACGCACCGCCTTGTGCTCAATTTCCCGAGGAGATCCC
The Antennarius striatus isolate MH-2024 chromosome 17, ASM4005453v1, whole genome shotgun sequence genome window above contains:
- the si:ch211-168d23.3 gene encoding BRD4-interacting chromatin-remodeling complex-associated protein, encoding MEDEDGTCLLDVLCDPQALNDFLHGTNELQTEDLLINASSGEPSLFADAPSPVSLLGDGRDSPDTPPPGCVDLSFLEEALLSSPEGGEDTQVGQQRGGGAPVEAEFEAKKGELEEAEEAEVACDILQQSLQEADITEQTMALEAGLAQTGDSLSLYSPTPLLSPPTGPFIPKPVSLPVAPALPRDTQAAVEPPQPSLLAVGPGCPSLKPAAPPQLMGLLPGNVFPAAPPDTPFSLSPAQGSSMIIHKAVPNVTGRPLITPTLRAAAAASASAAAPGIVLQRAPLPIQPKLPISIQPRLVQISPKPPGQKHTPGLTFVPGTASPNILLSPPPGQKPAAPPTQPTQQLPKPVSLQLVNQGGSFVLQPQGLFQGQNQFLLPGQCPVTISQPARPLLTPSHQTPSIHSLTPSLDGSQILTVPQRQLNFSPVFTTPSGQLALRQATVLSGPLQLQSAPPTVFQMPAQLAGTYTPAAGGQGQRATLVHSPALGNHITLINSSGVLPPDLTSISIVNGPSVVQGLPFAAQAPTPQTGVAESQLSLQQASVVLLPERSVQEERTPPEETFHQLPQPYGHVLQHVSVQPPPAGLQSSSSPVVTVLHPPPEPPLAPDPAVEIPKLLMPPADITQVVEEATRSMSQNEAFMQRLQQQALSSPIASELLAEALPVVPLESLASPVPSERDAQTAPAQDSCSVMPDQASPLRSDPEDTPVISPLLPDTDTSALTGFNPPAGSQMSEPDGSVPQIQAPPPHMEPPVQFQIPHQLQVSQALFAQNQVQIQVQVQSSVSSQPPSSVDTSAHSCPSPLNVSVPRQQPDPTAAGLSNGDDAAVQQHTQNKPTAALVVESKVFPLDIRPPSPAAQGVQVHRPPPPREGAPTQTSQQAGTKLAGPPEQQREERLTPAMRRHGFQQRMCLDHAAVQNSFTGPAFSTLKDAVRRLLPYHTCAGHLPNQDAFRLVDQEFDTVSGFLLKRTKDMVNKYRQLLVREAQQDSPSAEMVMLERLFLQAERCALAEDRRRVRRDPESFMMALATSASSPRGPAHSSHLCSSSGSPSSPPPAWSRLSDRPPGLKTYRSSSRGALRLTIKQESGSRKVVHNSACDPGLKRDHTGQLTNGGVNERHPQAPQRPQPDEEISNGALPREAADDVPRTAPTSKLKPPDPLCTPEPPSCCLETPPRDVSAPKLKCYRLDASPRMEEQRFSPPPPPSPPPPPPPPPPPLPPLQEDNMLSEHLQSAIDSILELQRLQGPSAAPSRAASGPSLDQAVTSILEGHL